Proteins from a genomic interval of Pseudomonas anuradhapurensis:
- a CDS encoding CaiB/BaiF CoA transferase family protein — MGALSHLRVLDLSRVLAGPWSGQILADLGADVIKVERPGSGDDTRSWGPPFLKDAEGQNTSEAAYYLSANRNKRSVTIDFTQPEGQRLVRELAAKSDIVIENFKVGGLAAYGLDYPSLKAVNPRLIYCSITGFGQTGPYAKRAGYDFMIQGLGGLMSLTGRPEGEQGAGPVKVGVALTDILTGLYSTVAVLAALAHREQTGAGQHIDMALLDVQVACLANQAMNYLTTGVPPRRLGNAHPNIVPYQDFPTADGDFILTVGNDSQFRKFAEVAGQPQWADDPRFITNKMRVANRAELIPLIRQATVFKTTAEWVSQLEAAGVPCGPINDLAQMFQDPQVLARGLAVDIPHPLAGSVPQVASPIRLSETPVEYRRAPPLLGEHTDAVLVDVLGLDADEVRRLRDTGVL, encoded by the coding sequence ATGGGCGCGCTATCACATCTGCGGGTGCTGGACCTTTCGCGCGTGTTGGCCGGCCCATGGTCTGGCCAGATTCTCGCTGACCTCGGTGCTGATGTGATCAAGGTCGAGCGCCCTGGCAGTGGCGACGACACGCGCTCGTGGGGGCCGCCCTTCCTCAAGGATGCCGAGGGGCAGAATACCAGCGAGGCTGCTTATTACCTGTCGGCCAACCGCAACAAGCGCTCGGTGACCATCGACTTCACCCAGCCCGAGGGGCAACGCCTGGTGCGTGAGTTGGCGGCGAAGTCCGATATCGTCATCGAGAACTTCAAGGTGGGTGGGTTGGCTGCCTATGGCCTGGACTACCCAAGCCTGAAAGCCGTCAATCCGCGGCTTATCTACTGTTCCATCACCGGCTTCGGCCAGACCGGGCCTTATGCCAAGCGCGCCGGCTATGACTTCATGATCCAGGGGTTGGGTGGGCTGATGAGCCTGACCGGCCGCCCGGAGGGTGAGCAAGGCGCAGGGCCGGTGAAGGTGGGGGTGGCGCTGACCGACATCCTGACCGGGCTGTATTCCACCGTGGCGGTTCTCGCTGCCCTCGCCCACCGGGAGCAGACCGGGGCAGGCCAGCACATCGACATGGCATTGCTCGATGTTCAAGTCGCCTGCCTGGCCAACCAGGCGATGAACTACCTGACCACAGGTGTACCGCCTCGTCGCCTGGGAAATGCGCATCCGAATATCGTGCCGTACCAGGATTTCCCGACGGCGGATGGCGATTTCATCCTTACCGTGGGTAACGACAGCCAGTTCCGCAAATTTGCCGAGGTGGCCGGGCAACCACAATGGGCAGACGATCCGCGCTTCATTACCAATAAAATGCGAGTGGCCAACCGGGCGGAACTGATCCCTTTGATCCGTCAGGCCACGGTGTTCAAGACCACGGCCGAGTGGGTGAGCCAGCTGGAGGCCGCCGGGGTGCCGTGTGGGCCTATCAATGACCTGGCGCAGATGTTCCAGGACCCGCAGGTGCTCGCGCGTGGGCTGGCAGTGGACATTCCACACCCATTGGCGGGTAGCGTGCCACAGGTGGCGAGCCCTATTCGCCTGTCGGAGACGCCGGTGGAATATCGACGGGCGCCGCCGCTGCTGGGTGAGCATACCGATGCGGTGCTGGTAGACGTGCTGGGGTTGGATGCAGATGAGGTGCGACGGCTTCGCGATACCGGCGTGCTATGA